From Brevundimonas vesicularis:
GGGGCGCGTCAGCTTGTCCCCGGCGGCGGCGACGCTGGCGGCGGCTGCGTCCAGGGCGCGTTCCACCTGTGCGGCCGTCGGCGGCGCGGTCTCCCGGTCATGCGGACAAGGCGAGGTCATCAAGGGGCTGGGCTCGCCTCCGGGGTTCGTCGGACGGCGCTCTCCACTCCAACCGAACGGCGCGCTCATTTTTTAGCTTGCACCTACAGTCGCTGGAGGAGGTAGCCTTGCCCTATAGAGATCACAAGGAACAGACATGACGGCGCAAACTCTCGAAAGCCGATACCGGGTCACCGGGATGGATTGCGCCAGCTGCGGCCGCAAGATCGACACGGCGATCCGCAGGCTGCCGGGCGTCGAGGACGTCTCGGTGGCGGTGCAGACCGGCGTGCTCAAGATCCGGCATGGCGGAGACCTCGCCGACGAGGCGGTCCTGCAGCAACTGCGCAACCTCGGCTACAGCGGAGAAGCGGCCGCGCCGACGTCCGGAGCCGTCGCTGCGGCGGCGGGCCCACCTCCGGCGGCCGCCCGGGCCGGGGGCGCCCCGTGGTGGTGGACCGGCAAGGCCCGCCTCACCGCGCTCTGCGGCCTGGCGCTGTTGTCCGCCTATGGACTGGGCACGCTGTTCCCCTCCCTGGAACGATACGCCTTCCTCGCCGCCCTGGCCGTGGGGCTCATTCCGATCGCGTCGCGCGCTTTTTCGGCGGCGCGCCACGGCACGCCCTTCTCCATCGAAATGCTGATGACCATCGCCGCCGTCGGCGCCGTCTTCATCGGGGCCGCGGAAGAGGCCGCCGCCGTCGTTTTGCTGTTCCTCGTCGGCGAGATGCTCGAAGGGGTGGCGGCTGGTCGCGCGCGCAAGAGCATCCAGGGGCTCGCCGCCCTCGTGCCCAAGACCGCCTTCGTCGAGGTGGACGGCGTGACCACGGAGGTCGCCGCCGAGACCGTGGCGGTGGGCGCGATCATCCTCGTCCGGCCCGGAGACCGCGTTCCGGCGGACGGCGAGATCATCGAGGGCGCGGGAGACCTCGACGACGCCCCGGTGACGGGCGAGAGCGTGCCCAAGCGCAAGGTCGAGGGCGATCCTGTGTTCGCCGGCACGATCAACGGCGGCAGCGTCCTGCGAGTGCGCGTGACGGCCTCAGCCTCGGACAACACCATCGCCCGGGTGGTGCGTCTCGTCGAGGAGGCGCAGGAATCGAAATCGCCGACCGAACGGTTCATCGACCGCTTCTCGAAAATCTACACGCCGGGCGTGCTCGTGTTCGCCGCCCTCGTCGCGGTCACGCCGCCGCTGCTGTTCGGCGGGACGTGGAGCGAATGGGTCTACAAGGGCCTCGCCGTGCTGCTGATCGGCTGCCCCTGCGCCCTCGTCATCTCCACGCCGGCCGCCATCGCCGCCGGCCTGTCGGCGGGGGCCCGGCGCGGCCTGCTCATGAAGGGCGGGGCCGTGCTGGAGACGCTGGGCAAGATCACGGCGATCGCCTTCGACAAGACGGGGACCCTGACCGCCGGCAAGCCCGTCGTCACCGACGTCGTCGCCGGAACGCGGGATGCCTCCGCCCTGCTGACCCTAGCGGCCGCGCTGGAAACGGGATCGAGCCATCCGCTCGCCCTCGCCATCCTCGCCCGAGCTGAGGCGGACAAGATCACGGCGCCGCCGGCCTCGGCCACCCAGGCCATTCCGGGGGAGGGCGTGGAAGGCGAGGTCGGCGGCGAACGCATATTCCTCGGCTCGCCGCAGGCCGCGGCCCGACGCGCCCCGATCACGCCGGCCCAGGACGCGGCCATCGCCGCCCTGAACGCCGAGGGCAAGACGGTTTCCGTCCTTGTCGTCGGGGATGGCGTCGCCGGGTTCCTCGCCATGCGCGACGAGGCGCGGCCCGACGCAGTCCAGGGTCTGGCCGACCTGAAGGCGCGGGGCATCCGGACCATCATGCTGACGGGCGACAACCGCCGCACGGCGGAGGCGGTCGCCGCCGGCCTGGGCATCGAGCCCCGGGCCGAACTGCTGCCGCAGGACAAGCTAGTCATCGTCAAGGCGCTGCAGGCCGAGGGGCTGGTGGTCGCCAAGGTCGGGGACGGCATCAACGACGCCCCGGCCCTGGCCCAGGCGGATGTCGGCATCGCCATGGGCGGCGGCACCGACGTGGCCCTGGAGACGGCGGACGCCGCCGTCCTGCACGGCCGGGTCAGGGACATTCCCGACATGATCGCCTTGTCCCGCGGAGTGATGGGCAATATCGGGGAAAACATCACCATCGCCTTGGGCTTGAAGGCGGTGTTCCTGGTCACCACCGTGATCGGGGTGACGGGCCTGTGGCCCGCCATCCTCGCTGACACCGGAGCCACGGTCCTGGTCACCGCCAATGCCATGCGCCTGCTGCGCTGGACGCCGCGTCGTCAACCGTCGTGACTGCCGGCGGTGCGCCTTCTCAGGCCCCGTTGTGGCGACCGAACACGCGGGTCGAACCGTCGTTGAGGATCAGGACGGTCGC
This genomic window contains:
- a CDS encoding heavy metal translocating P-type ATPase, encoding MTAQTLESRYRVTGMDCASCGRKIDTAIRRLPGVEDVSVAVQTGVLKIRHGGDLADEAVLQQLRNLGYSGEAAAPTSGAVAAAAGPPPAAARAGGAPWWWTGKARLTALCGLALLSAYGLGTLFPSLERYAFLAALAVGLIPIASRAFSAARHGTPFSIEMLMTIAAVGAVFIGAAEEAAAVVLLFLVGEMLEGVAAGRARKSIQGLAALVPKTAFVEVDGVTTEVAAETVAVGAIILVRPGDRVPADGEIIEGAGDLDDAPVTGESVPKRKVEGDPVFAGTINGGSVLRVRVTASASDNTIARVVRLVEEAQESKSPTERFIDRFSKIYTPGVLVFAALVAVTPPLLFGGTWSEWVYKGLAVLLIGCPCALVISTPAAIAAGLSAGARRGLLMKGGAVLETLGKITAIAFDKTGTLTAGKPVVTDVVAGTRDASALLTLAAALETGSSHPLALAILARAEADKITAPPASATQAIPGEGVEGEVGGERIFLGSPQAAARRAPITPAQDAAIAALNAEGKTVSVLVVGDGVAGFLAMRDEARPDAVQGLADLKARGIRTIMLTGDNRRTAEAVAAGLGIEPRAELLPQDKLVIVKALQAEGLVVAKVGDGINDAPALAQADVGIAMGGGTDVALETADAAVLHGRVRDIPDMIALSRGVMGNIGENITIALGLKAVFLVTTVIGVTGLWPAILADTGATVLVTANAMRLLRWTPRRQPS